The following nucleotide sequence is from Lysobacter panacisoli.
CCGCGCGCGCCGTCGTCGCCCATGCCGGTCAGCAGCGCCGCGCTGGCGTTGCCGCCGACGTGTTCGGCGACCGATTCGAACAGCGCGTCCACGCTGGGACGATGGCGGCGGATCGGATCGTCGTCGCCGAGCCGGCAATGCCAGCGCGCACCGCTGCGGTACACGCGCAGGTGGCGACCGCCCGGAGCGACGTAGGCGTGGCCGGGCAACAGCTCCTGGTCGCGCTCCACGTGCACCACGGTCATGCGGCTGTGGCGGTCGAGGCGATCGGCGAACGGCGCGCTGAACGCGCCCGGGATGTGCTGCGCGATCACCGTTGCCGGTGCATCGGCGGGCATCTGCGCCAGCACTTCGCGGATCGCCTCGGTGCCGCCGGTGGATGCGCCGATCGCGATCAACCGGTGCGTCGTGCGGTAGGCGACGGCCGGCGCGTTCGCGGCGATCTCGCCGATGCGTTCCGGTTTGTGCGCGACCACACGCGCCTTCGCTGCCTGCTTGATCTTCTCGACCAGCAGGCCGGCGTATTCGGTCAGCCCGCGCGCGACGTCGAGCTTGGGCTTGGCGATGAAATCCACCGCGCCCAGCGAGAGCGCGTCGAGCGTGACCTGCG
It contains:
- a CDS encoding protein-glutamate methylesterase/protein-glutamine glutaminase → MARQHRIKVLVVDDSALVRQLMTQLLEEDPGIEVVGAAADPYIARDKIKQLNPDVLTLDVEMPRMDGLTFLRNLMRLRPMPVVMVSTLTERGAQVTLDALSLGAVDFIAKPKLDVARGLTEYAGLLVEKIKQAAKARVVAHKPERIGEIAANAPAVAYRTTHRLIAIGASTGGTEAIREVLAQMPADAPATVIAQHIPGAFSAPFADRLDRHSRMTVVHVERDQELLPGHAYVAPGGRHLRVYRSGARWHCRLGDDDPIRRHRPSVDALFESVAEHVGGNASAALLTGMGDDGARGLLALRKAGAATIAQDEASSVVWGMPGAAVALGAAQDTVPLSQVAQRLLAGTAHD